A genomic stretch from Pieris napi chromosome 18, ilPieNapi1.2, whole genome shotgun sequence includes:
- the LOC125058856 gene encoding peptidyl-prolyl cis-trans isomerase E-like has translation MTLLKAILKAQSKCEKYPSPPPETNIILKKKKKFRPTCKTLGKVDSSPPKYDAQRLKRKLPGFVSDAVNLYNENISLVMSIQRAHKKGRVDSHWTKWPPSCRQYYERRVNSFKNIREENAQIYRRLLATKPRVDETASLNKDWYYNKKTIAHCAQREFILFPLKHTEDIEDPAFADGVSRPRIHITLGIRNAAVMGSLEVELFTDVCPQTCSLFLDLLDGDGLGYGYVGTRFFRKVPNLFWSGGDVVHNNGFGCYAQKGRHKPIGAENYHFSHSMPGLLSMRVTENDEMCGVFNITFKALPQLDLRNVVFGRVRFSNCNSSKFNI, from the exons ATGACTCTATTAAAAGCAATTTTAAAGGCGCAATCAAAATGCGAAAAGTATCCCTCACCTCCGCCAGAAACAAACATAATtcttaagaaaaaaaagaagttC CGCCCAACTTGCAAAACGTTAGGCAAAGTTGACAGTTCCCCGCCAAAATACGACGCCCAACGACTAAAGAGAAAGTTGCCAGGTTTTGTCAGCGACGCTGTTAATCTATACAACGAGAATATTTCACTTGTAATGTCCATACAGAGGGCGCATAAGAAG GGACGAGTGGATAGTCATTGGACGAAATGGCCGCCATCTTGCCGACAGTATTATGAGCGAAGAGTAAAttcattcaaaaatattcGTGAAGAAAACGCACAGATTTATCGGCGATTACTTGCAACT AAACCACGAGTAGATGAAACAGCATCATTAAACAAAGATTGgtattataataagaaaactATTGCTCATTGTGCTCAAAGGGAATTCATTTTATTCCCCTTAAAACATACGGAAGACATTGAAGACCCGGCTTTTGCTGATGGTGTTTCACGTCCCAG AATTCACATAACACTTGGTATACGCAACGCCGCTGTAATGGGTTCGCTTGAAGTGGAGTTGTTCACAGATGTCTGCCCCCAAACGTGTTCCCTGTTTTTGGACCTTTTGGACGGTGATGGTCTTGGCTATGGGTATGTGGGGACTAGGTTTTTCAG AAAAGTACCAAATTTATTCTGGAGCGGCGGTGACGTAGTCCACAACAATGGTTTCGGCTGTTACGCGCAAAAGGGAAGACATAAACCAATCGGGGCTGAGAACTACCATTTTTCACACTCCATGCCAG GTCTATTGTCTATGCGCGTTACAGAAAATGATGAGATGTGCGGAGTGTTTAATATTACGTTTAAAGCATTACCACAATTGGATTTGCGTAATGTTGTCTTTGGAAGGGTTAGATTTAGCAact GTAATTCGTCCAAATTCAACATATGA
- the LOC125058468 gene encoding ubiquitin-associated domain-containing protein 1 translates to MLVSESGLNGNSDIFVKIVGPEGQVFSSYFAEDTLIEEVKNRSIDYFYPNGENSSSRFKIVRVSDTTTLHDFLTLTQEQVAMFDELLLIERRTPEAGTLWDLGSVRAPQPSAIAAATASLPTPLNPMRQPNLQSLLSTNELSFELRKILISIIEAGARLAAAGRSYELTLAQLSAALDEPQRNQQFTVQVITPEEIAARFNSCEDGNTSVASNCDETYRRAEHLQRFLDKFRAWRAKIMEPPNPEALVSLKDLGFSLEDAETALRYTGSNVPAAASWLIGERGSSVFELMNGLPDGHILETLLKQPQIQRGLLNTRMLIAFIAMVGQTGNASLWLNSPHGNPLLSQISRTYHSEKYCMAVNQFSERLDTPSTSRQGQ, encoded by the coding sequence ATGCTAGTGTCGGAGTCAGGTTTAAATGGAAATTCtgatatatttgtcaaaattgTCGGCCCCGAGGGTCAGGTATTCTCCTCATACTTCGCGGAAGACACGCTAATCGAGGAAGTAAAGAACCGCTCCATCGATTACTTCTATCCCAACGGCGAAAACAGCTCTAGCAGGTTTAAAATCGTCCGAGTTTCTGATACAACAACACTACATGACTTTCTCACGCTCACACAGGAGCAGGTAGCTATGTTCGACGAATTATTACTGATCGAACGACGGACACCTGAAGCTGGAACCCTATGGGATCTTGGATCAGTAAGAGCACCACAACCAAGCGCCATAGCAGCTGCAACGGCATCTTTACCGACCCCACTAAACCCAATGAGACAGCCAAACCTACAATCTCTACTTTCAACCAACGAACTCTCGTTTGAGCTGCGAAAAATTCTCATATCTATAATAGAAGCTGGAGCAAGGCTGGCAGCAGCTGGTAGAAGCTACGAACTGACATTAGCTCAGTTATCAGCTGCATTGGACGAACCACAGCGGAACCAGCAGTTCACGGTTCAGGTGATAACACCTGAGGAGATTGCAGCAAGGTTCAACTCATGTGAAGACGGGAATACATCCGTGGCATCGAATTGTGACGAAACCTATCGACGCGCAGAGCATTTGCAGCGGTTTCTGGATAAATTCCGAGCTTGGAGAGCGAAAATCATGGAGCCGCCCAATCCTGAAGCATTGGTATCTTTAAAAGACCTTGGATTCTCTTTGGAAGATGCAGAGACCGCTCTACGCTATACGGGTAGCAATGTTCCAGCAGCGGCGTCTTGGTTGATTGGTGAAAGGGGATCAAGTGTTTTTGAACTAATGAACGGTCTCCCTGATGGGCATATTCTGGAGACGCTGCTCAAACAACCTCAAATACAAAGAGGGCTCTTGAACACACGTATGTTGATAGCATTTATAGCCATGGTGGGACAGACGGGTAATGCGTCATTGTGGCTGAATTCCCCTCATGGGAATCCGTTATTATCACAAATATCTAGAACATATCATTCGGAGAAATATTGCATGGCAGTGAATCAGTTTTCTGAAAGATTGGATACGCCGTCGACTTCGAGGCAAGGTCAATAA